The Sinomonas sp. P10A9 genome contains the following window.
GCGCGTCGGAGTGCTGCGAGCCGTCGCCGTCGATGAGCTCGGGATAGTTGAAGTCGTCGCCGGTGTAGAGCCGGACGCCCGCGGGAAGCGCCGCGCGCAGCGCCTTCTCGTGCTCGGCGTCCAAAAGCGAGACCTTGACCCCGTCCACCTTGGCGGCCAGCCCGCGCACGAGTTCGAGGAACGTCTCGGTGGCCTCCGCAACGCTGTCCGAGCCCCAGTAGCCGGCGAGGGCCGGATCGAACATCGGGCCGAGCCAGTGCAGGATCACCGGTTCGCGCGCCTCCTCGATCAACGTGCGGTAGACGCGCAGGTAGTCCGCGGGCCCGGCAGCGGCCTTCGCGAGGGCCCGCGACGCCATGAGGATCACCTTCGGCCCCGCCTCCTCGACGACGGCGAGCTGCTCCCGGTACGCCTCCAGGGCGCGTTCGACGCCGGCTGGCCCGGCAGGAACCTCCGTGACGTCGAGCTGGTCGGTACCGGCCCCACACGCGACAAGGTCGCGCACCGGGAGCCCGGCCACCGCCGGAACGGTGCCCGCCGCGGCAACGGCCGCGGCCTCCGCCCCGACACGCCGGATGAGCTCCCGCGTCGCGGCCCAGTCCAGGCCCATGCCGCGCTGCGCAGTGTCCATGGCGTCCGCGACGCCGAGCCCGTAGGACCACAGCTCGTGCCGGAACGCGAGCGTGGCCTCCCAGTCGATTTCCGCCGGCGCCCCGGGGGTGTTGTTCCCCATGGCCGTCGGGATCACGTGCGCCGCCGCGTACACCTTCCGCGCGGCGAACGGCGCCTCGGGGCGGGCCCACACCCGAGCCGGGGCGAGCTCGTGGAGGCGAGTGCCGCCGTCGTGCGTGGGAAGCACGACGGCGGGCGCACGCCCCGGCGGCTCCGTCACCTGCGCGTGCCGCGCGGCCTGCGCGGGCGCGCTCACAGCTCGATCTCCGGGACGTCCACGGTGCGGCGCTCGTCGTTGGAGCGCAGGCCGAGCTCGGCGAGCTGCACACCGCGCGCGGCGGAGAGCAGGCCGTAGCGGTGCTCGCGCCCGGCGAGGACGTCGCGCAGGAACTCCTCCCACTGCAGCCTGAAGCCGTTGTCGAGGTCGCCGTTCGCGGGGACGTCGAGCCACTGCTCGCGGAACGGCTCGGTGACGGGCAGGTCCGGGTTCCACACGGGCTTGGGGGTGTGGGCGCGCTGCTGGGCGACGCACTTGCGCAGGCCGGCGACCGCGGAGCCGTGCGTGCCGTCCACCTGGAACTCGACGAGCTCGTCGCGGTACACGCGCACGGCCCACGAGGAGTTGATCTGGCCCACCACCGGGTCCCCGCCGGGGGTCTCGAGCTCGAAGATGCCGTACGCGGCGTCGTCGGCGGTGGCCTCGTACTCGTTGCCCTGTTCGTCCCAGCGCGCCGGGATATGGGTGGCGGTGAGGGCGTTGACGCTCTTGACCGTGCCGATGATCCCCTCGAGGACGTAGTTCCAGTGGCAGAACATGTCCGTGGTCATGCCGCCGCCGTCCTGCTTGCGGTAGTTCCACGACGGGCGCTGCGCGGCCTGCACGTCCCCCTCGAAGACCCAGTAGCCGAACTCGCCGCGGATCGAGAGGATGCGGCCGAAGAATCCCTCGTCGACGAGGCGGCGCAGCTTCACGAGGCCGGGGAGGTACAGCTTGTCATGCACCACGCCCGCGGTCACCCCGGCGTCCCTGCCGATCCGCGCGAGCTCCACGGCCTCCTCGAGCGTCTCCGCCGTGGGCTTCTCGGTGAAGACGTGCTTGCCGGCGCGCATCGCCTTGCGCAGCGTCTCGGCCCGCAGGCTAGTCATGGAGGCGTCGAAGACGATGTCCACGCTCGGGTCGTCGATGAGGGCGTCGAGGTCCGTGGACCATTCGGCGACCTTGTGCTCCTCGGCGATCTCGCGCAGCTTCGCCTCGTTGCGGCCCACGAGAATCGGCTCCACCTGGATGCGGGTGCCGTCCGCGAGGAGGATGCCGCCGGCATCGCGGATCGGGAGGATGGAGCGCAGCAGGTGCTGGCGGTAGCCCATTCGGCCGGTGATGCCGTTCATGGCGATCCGCAGGGTCTTCGGCTCGGGGTTCGCGGTCAAGGCCGCCTCCTTCGGTGGTCATTCAAACGCTGATGGAAAGCGCATTCCGATATCCACTATGGCGCGCGCCACGCCGATTGGCAAGCGCATTCCAATCATCGTGCTGGGATGCCATAATCGGCTGTAGTCCACCACTGGGAGGTTCCATGGCCGCCGTGAGGCTCAGCGACGTCGCACGACAGGCGGGGGTCTCGCCGGCCACGGCGTCCCGCGTGCTCAACGGCTCCGCCCGTACGCCCGCCGCGGAGATCGCCGAACGGGTGCGCGCGGTCGCCGCCGACCTCGGCTACATCCCCAACGCCCAGGCGCAGTCGCTTGCCCGCTCGAGCTCGGGCCTGATCGGGCTCGTGGTCCATGACATCGCCGACCCCTACTTCTCCTCCATTGCCCGCGGCGTCCAGGCCGCGGCGCGCGAGGCGGGCAAGACCCTCCTGCTCATCAGCACCGAGACACCGGCGGAGGAGCGCGTCGCCGTCGAGGCCTTGGCCTCCCGGCGCGCCGACGCGATCGTCATCGCGGGCTCCCGCTCCTGCCAGCCCGAGCACGGCGACGACAACGACGCCCTCGCTCACGCGGCCGCGCGCTACGAGGAGAACGGTGGCACGCTCGTCATGATCGGCTCGCCGCTGATTCCGCAGACGCACGACGGCGAGGGCGCACCCGCCGCGCCCGGTCCGCCCGACGCCGCGGGAGCCTCGGAGACGATGCTGCTCGCGATCCCCAACGGGCCGCTCGCCGCAGACCTCGCCCGTGCGCTGGTCGGGGCCGGCTGGTCGCGGTTCGCCGTGGTCGCGGGCCCGGGCGGCCTCCAGACCTCGGACCTTCGGCTCGATGGATTCCAGCGCGGCCTGCGTGACGCGGGCGTCGCGGAGGCCACGGTGCTGCGCGCGGCGTTCAACCGGGGCGGCGGCTACGGGGCGGGGGAGGAGCTCGAGGCGCTCGCGCGGCAGAAGGGCGATCCGCTGTGCGTCTTCGCCGTCAACGACCGCATGGCCATGGGTGCCGTCGCGGGCCTGCGCGCACGGGGACTGGGTGCGCCCGCGGATTACGGCATCGCGGGCTTCGACGACATCGACACGCTCGCAGACTTCGTTCCCGAGCTCACCACCGTGCACCTCGACCTCGAACAGATCGGACACGACGCCGCGTCGGCGGCACTCGGCGCCGGAACCGATGGCGCAGACCTCCTGCCGGCCGAGGGGCGGGTGGTCCTGCGGGCGAGCACAGCCCGCTGAGCGCGGGCGCCGAGTCC
Protein-coding sequences here:
- a CDS encoding LacI family DNA-binding transcriptional regulator, with protein sequence MAAVRLSDVARQAGVSPATASRVLNGSARTPAAEIAERVRAVAADLGYIPNAQAQSLARSSSGLIGLVVHDIADPYFSSIARGVQAAAREAGKTLLLISTETPAEERVAVEALASRRADAIVIAGSRSCQPEHGDDNDALAHAAARYEENGGTLVMIGSPLIPQTHDGEGAPAAPGPPDAAGASETMLLAIPNGPLAADLARALVGAGWSRFAVVAGPGGLQTSDLRLDGFQRGLRDAGVAEATVLRAAFNRGGGYGAGEELEALARQKGDPLCVFAVNDRMAMGAVAGLRARGLGAPADYGIAGFDDIDTLADFVPELTTVHLDLEQIGHDAASAALGAGTDGADLLPAEGRVVLRASTAR
- a CDS encoding Gfo/Idh/MocA family protein, yielding MNGITGRMGYRQHLLRSILPIRDAGGILLADGTRIQVEPILVGRNEAKLREIAEEHKVAEWSTDLDALIDDPSVDIVFDASMTSLRAETLRKAMRAGKHVFTEKPTAETLEEAVELARIGRDAGVTAGVVHDKLYLPGLVKLRRLVDEGFFGRILSIRGEFGYWVFEGDVQAAQRPSWNYRKQDGGGMTTDMFCHWNYVLEGIIGTVKSVNALTATHIPARWDEQGNEYEATADDAAYGIFELETPGGDPVVGQINSSWAVRVYRDELVEFQVDGTHGSAVAGLRKCVAQQRAHTPKPVWNPDLPVTEPFREQWLDVPANGDLDNGFRLQWEEFLRDVLAGREHRYGLLSAARGVQLAELGLRSNDERRTVDVPEIEL
- a CDS encoding dihydrodipicolinate synthase family protein is translated as MTEPPGRAPAVVLPTHDGGTRLHELAPARVWARPEAPFAARKVYAAAHVIPTAMGNNTPGAPAEIDWEATLAFRHELWSYGLGVADAMDTAQRGMGLDWAATRELIRRVGAEAAAVAAAGTVPAVAGLPVRDLVACGAGTDQLDVTEVPAGPAGVERALEAYREQLAVVEEAGPKVILMASRALAKAAAGPADYLRVYRTLIEEAREPVILHWLGPMFDPALAGYWGSDSVAEATETFLELVRGLAAKVDGVKVSLLDAEHEKALRAALPAGVRLYTGDDFNYPELIDGDGSQHSDALLGIFAAIYPAASAAVQAYDSGDPAAARSILDSTRELGLHIFSAPTFYYKTGVAFLAWLNGHRAGFQMVGGLQSGRSVPHLVRVFELADAAGLLLDPDLAARRMSAFLDVNGVPQ